Sequence from the Colletotrichum higginsianum IMI 349063 chromosome 6, whole genome shotgun sequence genome:
CTGTCCATTCGAGACCAAGCGGCCAAACACACCTGAGTTGACAACAAGGTCGGGACGCGCGTTTCGGTTCTCCTTGTGATATTTCCAAACGGTCAGCTCGCATTCGAGCTTGCTCGCACTATAAACAGCCATAGCCCGCTCCGGTGTGTACGGCGGAGGGGCCCACGCCAACTTGAGGCTGTCCTGGCACCAGGAATCCTCCGTGACGACGTGGGGCTGCTTGTAAGTCTCGGGGTCCGCAGGCACCACCACTGCCGACGAGGAACACAAGACAAAGCGCTTCACTGAAGGCTCAGAGTAGGCTGCCTTTAACGCGTTCACGGTGCCCGAAACAGCGGTCGGGATGACCTGGTTCGGATCGGGATTGAGCCCAACCACAGCAGCAACGTGGACGAAAGCAGATGTGCCTACATGTAGACGCCGAGGTCAGCAGTCGACCGAGGTCTGGAGGGGTGCCCTGGATTAGCAACGTACCTTTCACCACCTCATTGTATGCCCCTTCGACAGTAATGTCCGGCACTGCCAGGAGCTCGAACCTCCCCTTGCCGTATTTCCCGTCAAACAGGTCGCACAGCCAGCTGCTCTTGTTGACGTCGCGGACAGTACCACGGACGTTGTAGCCATACTGAAGGAACTGATCCGCAACGTGCGAGCCGAGGAAGCCGTTGATGCCCGTGACTAGAACGATTGACCCCTTGGGGATGGCAGGGTTGGTAAGAGAGGTCATGGCCGCAAGGAGAAGGTGGCGGGCATGGGCTTGAGAAGTCGGATTATCTCATGAGTTTCCAGGCATCTTTCGACTCCCTTATAATATTTGACATAAACTCCGCCGACGGATTTAGACGCAAAAGGCCTACACAGTCCCGCGGACTTTGGGACAATGTGTTATGCGGAAACCGAAAACGCGGAGTCCCAAACCCGCAACAAGGATCACCGGGCCCCACCCCGCAAAACTATGGGCAACCTTCGCTGCAGACAGGAGGCTCGCCTTGGGTGCTCCGCAGTCGAACTTTAAACCCAGCATTGGGTTAATGGACGAGACGGTCAAGGCCCTCCGAAACTGCGTCGCCAACGTTGTTCACCTAGGCATCCGATTCGCTGACCTGCCGGGTTCCCTGGCCAGCTGACTGCACAAGCGCTTCGTCCAGGCCACGGCTCTGGGGCAGTCCTGAAAATCGTAAACAATCAGCAGAGGAAGATGGGTCGAGCTGAAACCCCGGCTTCCTAGCAGAGCCATGGCGATGTCGGAAGCAGCAGATGAGTCGCCTCGATGAATCAACTGGTGCTTGAGATACAAAGGTCGAGTCAACAATGTTCTGCTACGCTTATAGTTATGGACGTGTGACACAATCTCTTCAGGGTCGTATGTCCCGCTGAGGAAAccgacatcctcgaggcGCACTGTTCCATTGTAGCAGGGCATCACAAATAGAAATGATGCCTGTTTGGCTTCTAAAATAGTCCACCTTCATCTAAAAGGCCGATGAAATGCTGATTACCTTGATACCAATCGCTGGCATCAAACATCAGAAGATCGGGATTTACGAAATCATCAATGGGCCCTGTAGTCTCTGCAAGGAACTGCGAAGCCTCGAAATCGGACAGCAAAGTTGAATCGTCTCCTGTCATGTTGGGATCCGATGCCGAGAACTGGGTTCTGGTGATGTGGAGCCTAGCTGCCTGGCAGAGGAGGTCGTAAAGGCGGTATGGATGCGTTGGTGAGTTTTCATCTGTTGTCTCTGGTTTAAGAGATGCAGCAAACCGTTCCAGGagggccaggtcgtcgaAGTTGAAGGTCCGTACCACGCAAGTGAAAATGATGCTAAACGGGACGAATGGGACATGGATAATGGCCCTGCGCATAAAGATCAGCCAGCCGTGCATGTCTGAGAGGAAACTCACACACCAATTGAGGTATTTGACGACTGTTGCTGGATCGCTGCAACCGCGCAAACTCTCTATACACTGTC
This genomic interval carries:
- a CDS encoding NAD dependent epimerase/dehydratase, whose product is MTSLTNPAIPKGSIVLVTGINGFLGSHVADQFLQYGYNVRGTVRDVNKSSWLCDLFDGKYGKGRFELLAVPDITVEGAYNEVVKGTSAFVHVAAVVGLNPDPNQVIPTAVSGTVNALKAAYSEPSVKRFVLCSSSAVVVPADPETYKQPHVVTEDSWCQDSLKLAWAPPPYTPERAMAVYSASKLECELTVWKYHKENRNARPDLVVNSVLPNGIFGKCLDVTNQGYPSSAGLIQALWSGAQVPEFIRAPQYFVDAQDAGTLHVAAAVLADVQDERIFGFAEPYNWDRILGILRRQNPDHSFPDDFEGSAYPHTIKPRDRAEELLKIMGRPGWTSLEDSLLQNTEHLRQARA